The DNA window ggcgcagaagttgccgcctcccggtgattgcgatgagtacgcccccgatcgtacgaactacaacgacgacgaaactctcactttggcccggtgttgggtagatatatcggaagatccgatattcgcgaacaaccagcgacagatcgcgtactgggaacgcatcgcggccctctacaattcggtcaagccaccgaccgcgtacaagcgcaagcgtgagcaactccgcaagcaccaggatcaagtcaagaagcaagtgaacttgtacgcggcggagttcgagaagttcacgcggtcacaggtgagcggcgagagcgcgagcgacgtgcgcactaaagcgatgttgtcgtaccggttGATGTTCGGCgatttcaagcacgaggccatctgggcgctcttgagggagaagtagaagttccaaggtggaattctgcacactggtgcgccgaagaggacgaaggtcaccgaagttggtgactacacgagcagcggcagcggcagtcacccggttgacctcaaccggacgtacgtggatgaagggagttccggcacaccggtgtccttccggcgtcctcccggcgtcaaggctgcgaaggccaaggggaaggcgaccgcgacctcatcgtcgaccgctgcaacccaagctccggtcccggtagagctcccgacccagacggccaccgcgtttgagtcgttagcaacaacgtcgatggcaaggacgatggtgcagacgcacaaggccatcaagaagtgtaccgaccccgacgaagccgaatatctcagggcgttactcgatgagctgcatcggaagttgggaattggtccaacttagtttttttttattattagttcaatgatgtaacttttttttattaaaacttcgccgtttgttatttagaccgttttttatttactcgttacttgttatttgaaaacagttaaattaattaaacaaaacaataaaatgatgatgtggcgcgccatagggcgccccactgcaggtggggaggtaggaggataaaactgctgacgtggcgcgccttagggcgccccattgctaatgctcttagagCACTAAAATGTGCTCGATTCATTGATCTGGTCATCTTAATGCAAACATTTTCAAGCACCACAGTGTGCTCAAGTTATCCAGGCATCCCTATCGGTTCGGCAATTCATGAGATGAGattttggtaaagtaagatagaggagGTGGATAAAGTTACTCGTCTACCCCTATAGACAAGTTATACCTATAAGTGCACGATGCTAGTGTAATCAATACGCAAGTAAGGGTATCATATCGCAAGGTCTTCCTAGGCACTTGTTATttagtactccctttgtcccacaataggagtcacatttgggctatgtttggttgtcaggattctgtatgggaaagtaatctgattccttaaatgttaaattcctgtgtttgtttccgtttttaatcaaactgggaaagtaatcaaaatcctgaaacaaggaaagttagtacaactttccaggattctgaatcctaacttttcttaggtattctttttctcagttttaggattcttacatatataatgcaatatagtacaattcatcatcatcatcatcatcatcatcatcatcatcatcatcatcatcatcatcatcatcatcatcatcatcatcatcatcatcatcatcatcatcatcatcatcatcatcatttattacaatgttttaaaaataatttaaaagtataaaccatacttagtttcaggataataaataactataattcaaattatcataattataactatattattaatatttatttttatttttgttatcataataataatttattaaataattaaatataattataattatataataatataataattattaatttataaattagtaattacaataaaattgtagtaaaattttaaattataaaatttattcaattaaaaattaagtaaatataatgataatgataataataataataatcttatttattattatattattatatattatgaggtataatccatatttaaactatccatcgtaatagtaaataaaataatataattattatcatttgtaattaataatttattaaataatatgtattattattttttataaatacaaaatgataagtatatttttagtttagtgtttaaatcaaatatatactttcaaatcttgatattttccaaacacgagaaagtaaagttattagaaatcatattcccgggattcattttcccataaatcatttttcttgccaactttactttcccgccaaccaaacatggccttggTGTGAGCACGAGTTTAAAGAAATgtgtaaagaatagtgggtaggaaaaattagtggaatataaaacccacttttttaaatattaattttataataaaatgtgagtgaactgctaaaagtgaaatgtgacttattgtgggacgggccgaaatggtaaaatgtgactcttattttaggatttgaggagtactaattaaattgatctAAGATTAAATTAAAATCCATTGGGATATTCACTAGTGTTACGATCTTTATTAATACTGACTAGTCTTAATCCAAAATACTACTACCAATAATATCAGGCCCCAAATTCTCCATAAATTAGCTATGGACACGAGTATTAATTTCTATAGTAAAACAACTATCTACAAAATGAAGAATCCAAGTGGCACGATTATAAACTGtctataaaattgaaaaactcAATTGACATGAATATAGaatatttcaaattcaaattggAGATCAATCAATGCAAGttgaatataaaaaatattgataCTCAGAGGGGAGAGTTATTGGAAAGAATTTTTAATACAAATATCGGATGCAATTATGATACAAATCGAGCAATGCAACGAAATTCTAAATTAGAAACTTTGATTTAATGTAGACATTTTAACGTgttactagtactactactacatttcatttttaggagtagtcaatttttgggaaatttgaATTTCGAAATGAAACTCAAATCCAGCGCGTAGTAATAGCGCCATAGACAACCGCGCATTTAAAATGAAGCGGCTGCTAGCGTCGATGATCTATCAATCAACGGACATAACAACACTAAAAAAAAGACCCGGATCGGCAGCAAAATCCCAAACGCATAAATACTCCATCACCGGCTGCATTCAAACACTCTAAAAAAACTCCAATAAATTGCATCGCAGAGAAAATGTCGGGAAGAGGAAAGGGCGGCAAAGGGTTGGGGAAAGGCGGAGCGAAGCGGCACAGGAAGGTGTTGCGCGATAACATCCAGGGCATCACGAAGCCGGCAATCCGGCGCCTGGCCCGGCGTGGCGGCGTGAAGCGCATTAGCGGTCTCATCTACGAGGAGACCCGCGGCGTGCTTAAGATATTTTTGGAAAACGTCATCCGTGACGCCGTCACCTACACCGAGCACGCCCGCCGCAAGACCGTCACGGCGATGGACGTCGTCTATGCGCTCAAGAGGCAGGGCCGCACGCTCTACGGTTTCGGAGGCTAACTGTGTCGTTTCTCCATGCGGCCTTGTATATGCGTCGAATCTTAAGCATCTTTTGTTATTTCAGATCTAATTCTGAATTGGATTATAGAATTGCTAAGCTTTTGAAGGATTATGGTTTTCAATTCAATCTAGAAGCTTTTGGGCTATTCGCGTTGTAGCAACAGCTTTATCTAGTTCTATATGCTTTTGTCGATTCGATTTCTTCTAAATTGAACTTGAAATTTAAGTTTTTCGATGGAAGAGGAGAATTGAGTGCAAACATTCTGATAATTTTCTTATGGCTATTCTGGTATTTCTCATATAAATCTTGATTTTTGGAAGATATTCGTATACATATTTACTCGCATCTCAGATTGAATAAAACTGAAATTCATCTTTACACGTTGAGATTGAAAATTAATTGAATCGAATTGTTTATAAATTTCTAGAAAAATGCAATGGTTGAATTTCGTTACACGCGGATGCATTCGACTCATTGTGAATTTTAATTCATGTTCATCAATCATCACCTGCTGCTGTTGGTTCATCATTAACATAAGCTTTAGTTTCAGGTACAAAGAAATAGGaaagtgaataaaaaaaaataaactttttcccctttttatcaagaaagaaaaatgagtttagagcatctccaatggcggaagtccggtcggacgtcgtgacgggcgaccgggacgtccgccattgtggcgtttagggtcggatacggacgtcccgtgaggacgtcgggtgtcctcggacgtcggcgcgacgggcgggcggacgttcgccattgtggcgtccagtcggacgtcccgttttttaaatttttttttaaactctatatatacggctcgttgaattttatttcattcgcaccacttgtgttaacaagttactctctctacatctctaatttcaagtatatctagaatgtctagtgaaagtgatagcgagaatgagttggaggtcgctgttgaaggtgcgatagagaggctgctacaacagaggttgcagcggcggcagcaggcggcggtacctcggccgatccatcgtcgaactcaagtaccccgtgaccacattgctgcacatattcggttgtatgcggactacttcgctccgcaaccgcgttttggggaagccttattccggcgacgctttaggatgcatcgtccgctgtttctgcacatcgtgggtgctttagagagaagatacctgtattttaggatcagagaggatgcagctggcaaacccggactcacgcccttgcagaagtgcactgtcgcaatcagacaactggcgtatgGAGGCGCGACTGACatgtttgacgagtacctccacattggcgagtcgacagccgtcgagtgtctgcagaatttttgcgcgggcgtgagagcgatattcggggagcggtatcttcggagtccgagccccgaagactgccagatgctgatagatatgcatgggtcggtgcacgggttccctgggatgttgggcagcatagattgtatgcattgggagtggaagaactgccccgccgcctagaaggggatgtacactaccggcttcaaagccaagcatcccacgatgatccttgaagctgtagctgactaccggttgtggatatggcatgcttattttggagtcgccgggtccaacaacgacatcaacgttctccagtcgtcgcccctgttcaacgctcagtgcaatggcgttggtcccgccatcagtttcgtcgccaacggcaaccagcataatatggggtactatttggcggatgggatatacccaaactggcccgtctttgtgaagtcaatcaagcatccgctcggacaaaagaagacatactttgcgagccgtcaggaagcagcgcgcaaggatgtggagcgggcatttggtgtgctccagagtcggtgggcggttgtgaagggtcctgcacggcagtggtatattcccaacatcggcgatatcatgtacgcatgtatcataatgcacaacatgat is part of the Salvia splendens isolate huo1 chromosome 6, SspV2, whole genome shotgun sequence genome and encodes:
- the LOC121806688 gene encoding histone H4, whose amino-acid sequence is MSGRGKGGKGLGKGGAKRHRKVLRDNIQGITKPAIRRLARRGGVKRISGLIYEETRGVLKIFLENVIRDAVTYTEHARRKTVTAMDVVYALKRQGRTLYGFGG